In Pseudomonas sp. HR96, the DNA window CCACAAGCTGATGCGCGACGAGGGCCTGGTCACCTCCAACGAGCCCTTCAAGAACCTGCTGACCCAGGGCATGGTCATCGCCGACACCTACTACCGTCTCGAAGCCAATGGCAGCAAGACCTGGTACAACCCGGCCGACGTCACCCTGGAGCGCGACGCCAAGGCCAAGGTGATCGGCGCCACCCTGACCGCCGACGGCCTGCCGGTGGAAATCGGCGGCACCGAGAAAATGGCCAAGTCGAAGAACAACGGAGTAGACCCGCAGTCGATGATCGACCAGTTCGGTGCCGACACCTGCCGCCTGTTCATGATGTTCGCCTCGCCGCCAGACATGAGCGCCGAGTGGTCCGATGCCGGCGTCGAAGGCTCGCACCGTTTTCTCAAGCGCGTCTGGCGCCTGGCCCAGGCCCATGTCGCCCAGGGCCTGCCGGCCCCGCTGGACACCGGCAGCCTGAACGACGAGCAGAAAGCCGTGCGCCGCGCCATTCACCTGGCCATCCGCCAGGCCGGCCAGGATGTGGGGCAGCACCACAAATTCAACACCGCCATCGCCCAGGTGATGACCTTGATGAACGTGCTGGAAAAAGCCGCACAGGCCAGCGACAGCGATCGCGCCCTGCTGCACGAAGGCCTGCAGACCGTCGCCCTGCTGCTGGCGCCAATTACTCCGCACATCTGCCATGAGCTGTGGAAGGCGCTCGGCCATGCCGATGCCATCATCGATGCGCAATGGCCAGTGGCCGACGAGTCGGCCCTGGTCCAGGACACCCTGCAGCTGGTGATTCAGGTCAACGGCAAGCTGCGCGGGCAGATCGACATGCCGGCCAGCGCCACTCGCGAGGAAGTCGAGGCGGCAGCCCGGGTCAACGAGAACGTGCTGCGCTTCATCGACGGCCTGACCATTCGCAAGGTCATCGTGGTGCCGGGCAAGTTGGTGAACATTGTCGCCAGTTGAACATGGCGTTGCGGCTGCAGGTTTGCCTGCGGCCTTCCAAAGATTGGCGCTAAAGAATTTCCAGGAGCTACAAGCATGATCAAACGCAACCTGCTGGTAATGGGCCTCGCCGTGCTGCTGAGCGCCTGCGGTTTCCAGTTGCGCGGAACGGGCAGCAACACGCTGGCCATCAAGGAACTGAACGTCAGTGCCCGCGACGCCTACGGTGAAACCGTCAAGCTGCTGAAGTCGACGCTGCAAAGCGGCGGAGTCAAGGTTGACGATACCGCCCCCTACAAGCTGGTGCTGACCAGTGAGAAGGAAGATCAACGCACCGCCAGCTACAGCGGCTCGGCGCGCTCGGTGGATATCGAGCTGAGCACCGTCGTCACCTATGAACTGCGCGGCGCCACGCCCGACCCGCTGCTGTCGGACAAGGTTGAAGTCGAGAAGGACTTCACCCATGACGGCAACAACCTGGCAGGTTCGGACTCCGAGTCCACCGAGATCCGCCGCGAGATGCGCCGCGAACTGGTGCAGCGCCTGATCCTGCGTCTGCAACAGCTGACGCCGGCACGCCTGGCCGAGCTGCAGGCGCAATCGGATGCCCGCGCCAAGGCCGCTGCCGACGCCGAGGACGCCGCCAAGCGCGCCATGGACGCGACGCCGCAGCAATCGCCGATCGACATCCCGACCAAGTGATGCCGCGGGTTCAGCCATGAAACTGGCACCGGCCGGGCTCGGCAAGCACCTGCAAGGCCCGCTGGCCCCGGTCTATGTGGTCAGCGGCGACGATCCCCTGCTGTGCCAGGAGGCGGCCGACGCCATTCGCGCCGCCGCCCGGCAGCAAGGCTTCGACGAACGCCAGGTGTTCAGCGCCGACGCCAATTTCGACTGGGGCACCCTGTTGCAGGCCGGTGCCAGCCTCTCGCTGTTCGCCGAGCGGCGCCTGCTGGAGCTGCGTCTGCCCTCGGGCAAGCCGGGGGACAAGGGCGCCGCCGCGCTGATGGAATATGCCGGGCGCCCGGCCGAAGACACCCTGCTGCTGATCAGCCTGCCCAAGCTGGACGGCAGCGCGCAGAAGACCAAATGGGGCAAGGCGCTGATCGAAGGCGCCCACACCCAGTTCATCCAGATCTGGCCGGTGGATGCTGGCCAGTTGCCGCAGTGGATCCGCCAGCGCCTGGCCCAGGCCGGGCTGGCGGCCCAGCCCGATGCGGTGGAACTGATCGCCGCACGGGTGGAGGGCAACCTGCTGGCGGCGGCCCAGGAGATCGAAAAGCTCAAGCTGCTCGCCGACGGTAATCAGATCACCCTGGAGACGGTACAAGCGGCAGTGGCCGACAGCGCTCGTTTTGACGTGTTCGGTTTGGTCGATGCCGTGCTCAACGGCGAGCCGGCACATGCCTTGCGCATGCTCGAAGGGCTGCGCGGCGAAGGCGTCGAGCCGCCGGTGATCCTCTGGGCGCTGGCTCGCGAGCTGCGCCTGCTGGCCAGCCTGTCGCAGCAGTACAGCCAGGGCGTGCCGTTGGATAAAGCCTTCAGCCAGGCCCGGCCGCCGGTCTGGGACAAGCGCAAGCCGCTGATGAGCAAGGCCCTGCAACGCCACTCCGCGCAGCGCTGGAGCCAGCTGCTGCAGGATGCCCAGCACATCGATGCACAGATCAAGGGCCAGGCGCCGGGGTCGGTGTGGGTCAGCCTGTCACGGTTGTCGATGCTGATGGCGGGTATGCGCCTGGCATTGCCTGCGCAATAGCGTCTGTAGCACAGCGTCTGAATGGCCAGCATTGCACCCATGCACCACAGGCGTATGATCGCCGCCGTTGACACGGAGGCAGAGCCCATGAGCAAGAAACCCATGAAGCGCCCCAACAAGGCCAAATCCATCGTTGCCCAGCCGCTGTTCCGCAGCCGCCAGGAACGCCCCGCCAAGGGCAAGGGCAGTTACCGCCGCGAAGCCCTCCCATCCAACGATGGGGAGGCTTTTTACTTTGTGGCCGCCTGAACCCTTCGTCGTGCAGGCATGATAAGGTCGTCACCTGACCTGAAATACTCGGACCCCTGCATGTCTCCTTGTCGTCATCCCCGCTGGCAGTTTCGCCAGTTCATCGCCGCCACCAGCTTCATTCTGTTAGTCGCCTGCGCTGAAAAACCCACTGCTGCCTCAGCCGTGCAGCTGCCTGTCGCACCCGCCGCGCCTGCCGCCCAGGCCGCCCCGCCAGCCGCACCTGCGCCGGCCGACGCCGCCGTGGTACCGACGCAGTCGTTCGAAGACTGGGAAGCCGGGTTCCGCGTACAGGCCCTGCAGGCCGGCATCACTGCCCAGACCTTCGACCGTGCCTTCAGCGGCGTGACCGCCGACCCCAGCGTGGTCACTGCCGACCGCAGCCAGCCGGAGTTCTCCCGGCCAGTGTGGGAATACCTCGAAGGCGCCATTTCCCCGGTGCGCGTGCGCAAGGGCCAGGCCTTGCTGGCACAGAACGCCGAGCTGCTGACCCGCATCGAGGCGCGCTATGGCGTCGACCGCCAGGCCCTGATCGCGGTGTGGGGCATGGAGAGCAGCTTCGGCCAGTTCCAGGGCGACAAATCGGTGATCCGGTCGCTGGCTACCCTGGCCTATGAAGGGCGGCGGCCGGACTTCGCCCAGAGCCAGCTGATCGCCGCCCTGCAGATCCTGCAAAACGGCGACATCCAGCCCGAGCGCATGCTCGGCTCCTGGGCCGGGGCCATGGGCCAGACCCAGTTCATCCCCACCACCTATGCGACCCACGCCGTGGACTTCGACGGCGATGGCCGCCGCGACATCTGGAACAGCAGTGCCGACGCCCTCGCCTCCACCGCCTACTACCTGCAAAGCTCGGGCTGGCAGCGTGGGCAGCCCTGGGGCTTCGAGGTGCAGCTGGCGCCTGGGTTCGACTACAACCTGGCCGATGGCGCCATCCGCAAGCCGGTCAGCGAGTGGATGCAGCTGGGCCTGACCCTGCCGGTGGGCACGCAGATGCCGGCGGGCGCGGAAAACCTCTCGGCCGCCCTGCTGCTGCCGGCAGGCTATCGCGGCCCGGCCTTTCTGGTGCTGGACAACTTCCGCGCGGTACTCAAGTACAACAACTCGTCGTCCTATGCGCTGGCGGTCAGCCTGCTGGCGCAGAAACTGTACGGCGGTGGCGGCATCATCGGCGGCTGGCCCAAGGACGACCTGCCGCTCAGCCGCAGCGAGCGTATGGAGCTGCAGAACCTGCTCAGCGCCCATGGCTACGACGCCGGCACTCCGGACGGCATCATTGGCGCCAACACTCGCAAGGCCATCCGCCTGGCGCAGCAGCGCTACGGCGAGCCAGCTGATGGCTATCCGACGCACATGCTGTTGGAGAGCCTGCGCGCCCGCTGAGGCGTCGCGTACATCTATCTAGCACCGCCGAGCCCACCGGCTCGGCAATGCTCTGGACGTTGGTGGCAGGCCTTTCGCGCGCCGCCCTTGTCGAGATGCATGCATGTCCCATATCCCCTACTTCGCCGCCGTCAAGCTGATTCGCCGCTTCACTGCCCAGATTACCCAGGCCGCCGAAAATCAGCGCTTGAGCGAGGGAGAAAACCTGCTGCTGAGTGCCATTGTGGCGCAACGCGAGATTCCCTCGAACCTGCTGATTCATGTGCACAGCAACCCCTTGTTGCCCGGCCTGACCAGCCTGGCGATCACCCACACCGACAGCACACGTCCTGCCGCATACCTGTGTTGCCCCTTGCAGGGCATCCGCCCGTTCGACGACTTCGCCGCCCTGAAAACCCATGCTGAACAGCTCGGCACACAATTCTCCCTGCCCAGGCGCGGTACCACCTGGAGGGCGCTGGAGGGGGAGGTGTTCGGCCACTGGTCACAGGCCTTGGTTGACCAGCAGACCGACGCCCTGAGCCAGCTCAACCTTGACCTGGCCAAGCTGCCGCGGTTGGCCGAGCGCGTCGAGACCCAGCTCGCCGGCGAACTGCTCAAGGCTTTCCCGACGAGCACGGTGGCCCAACTCAAGGCTCATCAACTGCACGTCATCAATACCGGCGACAGCAAGGTAGAACGCGTACAAAGCCTGATCGAAGCCTGCCTCGAGGACCTCGCCGGACAGTCCCAGGGGGCTACCCAGGCGCGGCGTTATCTTGCGCTGGACGGCAAAGCGGCCGACGCCACAGACGTCAAACGCTATCAACAGGCCTTGACGGCCGCCGGTACGACGGCCAAAACCGCCATGGCCAAGGCTATGACCGCGCACTGGCTGGAGCACGCCGGAACCGGCGGCTTCAATCGCCGCCAGCAGATCGCCCTGCACATGGCCGACGGCTTCGCCCGGGCGGTTCTCAGAGGCCTGGAGGACGGCAGCCTGGAGCCAGCCCAGGCACAAGCCCTGGCCAGCCTGCTGTCCGAGGCGCCCAGCGCCCAGATGAGCGCCTTTACCCTGGGTTGCAAGGACACTGGCAGCCTGCTGACGGGCGTGCCGCTGGCCGGCATGCTGCTGTTGCGCAGCAAGTCCGCGACGAGCCCTCTGATGTTTCTCTTCACTCCCGCCTCCGGTCTGGTGACCCTGCATAGCTGGGCGGTCCTGGAAAAATTCGTTCACGACCTTACCCGCGGCGCCGAGCGCCCCGAACACGTATCCCTGAGCAACTGGGCCAGCGTGCAAACCTTCGGCGCGGTCCATGTCGAACAATACCAGGCGCTGGATGCACCCTTCCTTGCCCTGGCCGATACGCTGATCAAGGTCCAACAGGATAACCTCACCTTCAGGCTCGGCGACCATGGGCCTCAGGTCAGCACCCTGTTGGCCGAGGTTGACGACGCGCTGGACCTGCGCGGTCTGCTCGACCCACGCCTGCGCGCACTCGACGGCCACGGCCGTTGGCTGGAGCAAGGCGAACGGGAGTTGCCTCCAGGTCTGCCGGTGGCCCCCAGCCGTGCCGGCCACCCTGCGGGCTGGCGAGTCCAGATCGGCGCCCTGGTGCAGCGCCTGTACGCCTTGCACACCAGCCAGCCTACCGTCGCTGACTGCGTACGCAGACGTCTGGCGCCGATCATGGCGGTGCTCTGCGAAGGCCAGCTGCAGCCCGGTGATATCTACCTCAGGCATGCCAATGGCACCCCGGATCCGGCCATCCGCCTGACCGACTGGTTCATCGATCGGTGTTCCACCTGGAGCGTCGAGCCCTTGCGCGAAGACGACCACCTGCTGGACCGCGATGGCAAGGTGCTGCCCTGGCCCAGCATCGCCTGGGTCAACCGCCTGATCACCGATCACCTGGAGGACTTTGCCAAGTTCTATACCGGGCAGATGGAAGACCGCTGCCGCGACTGGGTACGGTTGGCCAAAGGCAGCGTGCACTTCCCCTGGGAAATGCGTGCCCTGCGCGAAGCGTCCCTGCGCGTCGAGCACGCCTTGGAAGTCTACGCCGGCGAGACCAACGCCGACTTGCTCGAATTGCTGCTCAATGCCCTGGACTACCCCAGCGCGGCTCTGCGCGCCGGCCTGCCTGGCGAAACGGCCGATATCCATGGGATGTGTCTGATAGTGGACACCGGCAAGCCTGTGCGGCTGAGCAATTGCCTCGCCTTGCACCAGCATGACCAGCGCGACGGCAAGGTTCTGGTCTGGGTCTGTTACGAGAGCTTTTTTGTGTTCACTCTGCTGGACACGCTGCGCACCGGTTTCAGCCGCTCGATCAGCAATGAACAGGAGCGCGAAACCTGGCTCAGCCTGCTGGCGCCACGCCAGCGCCTGGAGGCACGGTTGCGCCTGGACACCCCGGGGGCAAGCGGCAGCTTGTACCTTGCTGCAGTCACCGGCGACTTCATCGCCGAACAATGCCAGCGCGAAGCCGAACGGCGTCGGGCGGTCATCGGCTTCAGCCGTGATGCAGTGGCACTGTCCGGCTTTCCCCATGAGCTGTATCAGCGCTACCTGGACAATGAAGCGCGGGTCGATCTGCTGCTCGCGCTGCTGGACCGCGCGCAGTTGAACGCTCAGAACCTTGAATTCACCGACCGGTTACCCGAATGGCTGCGCAACGCCAGCGGCGCGCAGCTGGAAAAGTTGAGCCTGCTGTTACAGCGCTGCGTAGCCGTTACCGGACCACAGAACGACTACCTGTTCGATATCTCCGGTCTGTACGATTTCTCTCGGTCACTGCTCAGTTCGAAATTGATGGCTGACTACCCGGACGGCCCGAACGATCCGGACAAGATCATCCTGACCTTGACCCGCTATGTGGTGAGCCCAGGCGCAGTGGGCATGGTGCCTTCCTCGATAGCCGCCGCCAGCTTCGTCGAAACCCGCACCCTGACCCAGGCTGCACTCGACCACATGGTCACCCTGCAATCGGCCACCCTCAGGGTAAGCCTGCGCGATGCGCCCGCAGGCGTGGAACCCCCAACCGCCGAAGCCGTGCGCGCGATCATCCATCAGCTCGACGTGGCCGGCCAATACCGCAGCTTGCTGGCCGTTGCCTTCAACCCCACCGGTAAGGATTACGCCAGGCGCCGCACCCTTTTCTGTGAAAGCTTCAGTGTGCAGATGCAGGTAGATGCCCTGCAGCAACGGCTGATGAACAACTTCACCGACACTGCGGTGGCCTATGTCAACGCGCTGATGCAAATGCCCGACGCACTGGCGCGCCCCGCTGTCGAAGGCCAGGCCATCGGCATCTGTCAGCTCAAGCTGCGCGCCGATCCCAAGCTTGAGCCAGACCCGGTGCTGGGCATACACATCATCGGCCCGGACGACCGCAAGGCTGGGCCCGTACTCTTGTTCGTAGCCTATGACACCTCCGCTGCGCTGACCGAGCATGATGACGAGGCGGCGCTGTTGGCTCATCTACAGAAGGACACGGCGCTGCAGCGCTTGATCGTCGAACGGGTGCCCCGTGACGTAAAAGATCGCTACAACCACAACGGCCTGCTGCACCCTCACCTGTTGTGGTACACCGAAGACATGTTCGACGTGAATCCAGAGCCCGCCCCCGCGACGCTGGTGCGCGACCAGGATGCTGGCAACGCGCTGCATCACCTGTTCGCCGACAACCTGAAGTTGCTCATGCACCTCGCCGAAGCACGCACCGTGACGACGGCCGAAGCCGACTGGAAGGCCTTTTGCCAGCTCATGAGCCTGGGCCTGGAACAGGGGGCTCAGTTTCTACCTCTCAAACTCAGCGTGCTGGTGGACACCTGGCAGGCCGAAACCTTGTTCGAAGATGCCGCCAAGGCCGCATCGCACAGCAGCTGGGGCCAGGCATTGGCCGAGTTCGTTGCCGGCCTGGCGACCTTGGCCAGCGGCCGCAGCTCGCCCCATGGCGATGAGCCGCGGGGGTTCAGGGAAACGCAGGCGGCGGTTGCGCCCGTGATCGAGTCGGGCAGCGGTGAATCGCTGACCGAAGTACCCGACGAGCCCATGCCCATCGACAGTGAAGTACTCGCGGGTGATGAGCTGCTGCAAACACCCGAGCAAAACGGGCCCGCCGCGACGTCCTCCGCCAGTGGCTGGGCCCCGGACCCGTTGCCGGCCAACCTTCAGGACCGACTCCTGCAAATGGTCGCGCAGGATATACAGCTCAGTGACCTGCGCAAGGACCCGGCCCTGCACCTGTACCGGGACGCCAAGACCGGCGCCTACTATGCGCCAGTGCAAGGCCGAGTGTTCGAAGTCCGGCAGACGGACGATGCCTGGACGATCTACCACAACGATGAGCGCGGCCCGCAAATCCAGAGGGTCCAGGACCAGTGGCAGATCAGCCCTCCCAGCCGCCTGCTCGGCGGTGGCGCGGCAGTCAGCTACGCGTACCATTCACGCGATACCGAAGCCGATGCCCGCATTCATTTCGTCACCGAAGCTTCCGGCATGGCGCGGATCAGACGGCGCTTCGCCGGGCGCTACTACATGATCCAGACGGCCCACGGCCAAGCCATGAGGTATTTGCGCCAGACCCTGGACAACCTCAACACGACACAGCCGAGCGCGCCCCTGGCGCCGGCCGTGGAAAGCGTGCTGCAGGAGGTCCTGGGGACTGCGTCGACACCGCCGCTGTTGGCCGCTCTGCGAACCAAGTGCATCGACCTGTTCGACGAACTGCTCCAGCCCTCCCTGGACCCGCGCACTTCATCGCGCTATGTCATCGGTCACAATCTATTGGGCTATGAACTCACCTCGGCCTTCACTTACCCCTCCGACCCGCAGCAACGCATCTTCTTCACCGAAGCGTTCTTCAATCTGCGCACTGAAGTGCAACTGCACGCCTTGCCCAACGTCCCCAAGGCGCAGCTGCTGGCACATCAGCAGGCGGTGACCCTGATCCACGAGCTCAGCCATACTCGCCTCGGCGCGGTTGACCTGGCTTACGTGGAGGCGTCGGTGCCGTTTCTGGACCTGATCGACCAGCAGTCGGCAATGTCCAAAGGGTTCGTACGAGCGGTGCAGCGAGCGCGGGCGACGGAGCTGTCGGCACTGACGCCGTCGGCCTATCTGTTCCGCGCTGAGGAGAAAGGCGTGTTCAGGGACTACGAGAGCAGCGATGGACGGCAGAAGAAGACCGTGCTTGCCATCACGGGAGCCAAGACCCTGGCCGATGCCAGAGTGGTGTTCTGGAACGACCCTGACAAGCGGGCCCGAGTCATCCTGGCCAATGCCGATTCCATGGCGTTGATCGTCAGCTTGCTCGGCCGTGGCCGCCTCCCACCTGCGGCAGGGGCCACCGGTGGCTAACGCACCACCGCTTGCAGCAGCCTGAGTTGCTGGGTGCTGGCATCGAGACTGACGCTGGCACCCAGCGGCAAGGTCAGGTTGGGGTCGCAGTGCCCACTGCGCCACCCGGCCAATACCGGTATGCCCAGCGGCGCGAAGGTTTCGCGCAGCAGCGGCAGACTGTGCTCGACACTGATGCCGGCAAAGTCGCCCACCACCACGCCGCGCACCTGGGCCAATTTGCCGGCCAGGCGCAGCTGCGTCAGCAGCCGGTCGATCCGGTACAGCGGCTCGTTGACGTCCTCGATGAACAGGATGATGTCTTCGGCGTTCAACGCCCAGGGCGTACCGAGCGTGGCGCAGAGGATGGCCAGGTTGCCGCCCATCAGACGGCCTTCGGCGACGCCATGGCAGACGGTGGTCAGTGGGTGAGCGGCTGGGTGCTCGAGGCAGTCCCCCTCGCCCCGTTCGCCGCGCAGCAATTGCCACAACGCACCTTCGGTCGGCGCCTGTTTGCCTTCGAGCAGATCGGATTTGAACAATGGCCCGTGAAAGGTGAGAAAGCCGGCGTAACGGGCGATGGCCACGTGCAGGGCGGTAATGTCGCTGTAGCCAACGAAGGGCTTGGGGTGCTGGCGCAGCAGATCGAAATCCAGCGTATCCAGCAGGCGAGGCGTACCGTAGCCGCCGCGCACACAGAAGATGGCGTCGATTTCAGGGTCGGCAAAGGCATCGTGCAGGTCTTGTCGGCGGGCCTGGTCGCTACCGGCCAGATAGCCCCGCTTCATGTACACCGTGGGGTAGATGCGCAGCCCATAGCCACGCTCCTCGACCCAGGCGGTCGCCGCGCCCACGTCCAATGTGGCCGGCCCGGCCGGCGCGATCAACCCGATCAGGCCGCCATCGGGCAGCCGAGGGGGTAAGTCCATCGATTCCTCCACCGAATGCGTGCGCGCAGCCCCTTCCAGACCCCGTCAGAGCTTGATCCTGGCTTCGTGGGCCTGCTGATCGGCATGGTACGAGGAGCGCACCAGCGGCCCTGAGGCAACGTTCTTGAAGCCCATCTTGTAACCCTCCTCGGCGAACCAGGCGAAGGTGTCCGGATGCACGAAACGCTGCACCGGCAAATGACTGCGCGAGGGCTGCAGGTACTGGCCGAGGGTCAGCATGTCGATGTTGTGCTCGCGCATGCGCTGCATCACCTCGATAACCTCCTCGTCGGTTTCGCCCAGGCCCAGCATCAGTCCGGACTTGGTCGGCACGTGGGGCACCAGTTCCTTGAATTTCTGCAGCAGGGTCAGCGACCACTGGTAGTCCGAGCCCGGACGAGCCGCCTTGTACAGGCGTGGCACGGTTTCCAGGTTGTGGTTGAACACATCCGGCGGCTCGGCGGCGGTGATGGCCAGGGCCACGTCCATGCGCCCGCGGTAGTCCGGCACCAGGGTCTCCAGCTGCACGCCCGGCGACAGCTTGCGGATCTCGCGGATGCAGTCGGCGAAGTGCTGGGCACCGCCATCGCGCAGGTCGTCGCGGTCCACCGAGGTGATCACCACGTACTTGAGGCGCAGGTCGGCAATGGCCACGGCCAGGTTCATCGGCTCGTCGGCGTCGAGGGCTTTCGGACGGCCGTGGCCAACGTCGCAGAACGGGCAGCGACGGGTGCAGATGTCACCCATGATCATGAAGGTGGCGGTACCACCCGAGAAGCATTCGCCCAGGTTCGGGCAGGAGGCCTCTTCACACACGCTGTGCAGCTTGTGCTTGCGCAGCAGCTGCTTGATACGGTCGACTTCCGGCGAGACCGGAATGCGCACGCGAATCCAGTCCGGCTTCTTCGGCAGCTCGGTGGTGGGGATGATCTTCACCGGGATGCGCGCGACCTTTTCGGCACCACGCAGCTTGACGCCCGCCTCGACCTTGTGCGGACGAGGGGCGGCGGTACGGTCGGCAAGGTCCAGCGTCGGTATCAGGGTTTGCACAGCGTCTGTGGCAGTAGTCATATCAGTCTATTCCGCCCGTAAGGGTCGTCTGCTCAGCGTAGTCGAGGTGCTTGACGAGCTGCGCGCGCAGCCGGGCACTGACCTCGGCAAATTCGATCTGGCTTGCATGATCGCACATCTGGGTCATGGCCAGGCCGGCGTATCCGCAAGGGTTGATTCGGTTGAACGGTTGCATGTCCATGTCGACGTTCAGCGCCAGGCCGTGAAACGAGCAGCCACGGCGAATGCGCAGGCCCAGCGAGGCGATCTTCGCACCATCGACATATACACCGGGCGCATCGGCTTTGGCCGCCGCAGTGATGCCGTAGCTGGCCAGCAGCGCGATCAGCGTGAGCTCCA includes these proteins:
- the lptE gene encoding LPS assembly lipoprotein LptE → MIKRNLLVMGLAVLLSACGFQLRGTGSNTLAIKELNVSARDAYGETVKLLKSTLQSGGVKVDDTAPYKLVLTSEKEDQRTASYSGSARSVDIELSTVVTYELRGATPDPLLSDKVEVEKDFTHDGNNLAGSDSESTEIRREMRRELVQRLILRLQQLTPARLAELQAQSDARAKAAADAEDAAKRAMDATPQQSPIDIPTK
- the holA gene encoding DNA polymerase III subunit delta — translated: MKLAPAGLGKHLQGPLAPVYVVSGDDPLLCQEAADAIRAAARQQGFDERQVFSADANFDWGTLLQAGASLSLFAERRLLELRLPSGKPGDKGAAALMEYAGRPAEDTLLLISLPKLDGSAQKTKWGKALIEGAHTQFIQIWPVDAGQLPQWIRQRLAQAGLAAQPDAVELIAARVEGNLLAAAQEIEKLKLLADGNQITLETVQAAVADSARFDVFGLVDAVLNGEPAHALRMLEGLRGEGVEPPVILWALARELRLLASLSQQYSQGVPLDKAFSQARPPVWDKRKPLMSKALQRHSAQRWSQLLQDAQHIDAQIKGQAPGSVWVSLSRLSMLMAGMRLALPAQ
- the arfA gene encoding alternative ribosome rescue factor ArfA translates to MSKKPMKRPNKAKSIVAQPLFRSRQERPAKGKGSYRREALPSNDGEAFYFVAA
- a CDS encoding lytic murein transglycosylase; its protein translation is MSPCRHPRWQFRQFIAATSFILLVACAEKPTAASAVQLPVAPAAPAAQAAPPAAPAPADAAVVPTQSFEDWEAGFRVQALQAGITAQTFDRAFSGVTADPSVVTADRSQPEFSRPVWEYLEGAISPVRVRKGQALLAQNAELLTRIEARYGVDRQALIAVWGMESSFGQFQGDKSVIRSLATLAYEGRRPDFAQSQLIAALQILQNGDIQPERMLGSWAGAMGQTQFIPTTYATHAVDFDGDGRRDIWNSSADALASTAYYLQSSGWQRGQPWGFEVQLAPGFDYNLADGAIRKPVSEWMQLGLTLPVGTQMPAGAENLSAALLLPAGYRGPAFLVLDNFRAVLKYNNSSSYALAVSLLAQKLYGGGGIIGGWPKDDLPLSRSERMELQNLLSAHGYDAGTPDGIIGANTRKAIRLAQQRYGEPADGYPTHMLLESLRAR
- a CDS encoding LD-carboxypeptidase, with product MDLPPRLPDGGLIGLIAPAGPATLDVGAATAWVEERGYGLRIYPTVYMKRGYLAGSDQARRQDLHDAFADPEIDAIFCVRGGYGTPRLLDTLDFDLLRQHPKPFVGYSDITALHVAIARYAGFLTFHGPLFKSDLLEGKQAPTEGALWQLLRGERGEGDCLEHPAAHPLTTVCHGVAEGRLMGGNLAILCATLGTPWALNAEDIILFIEDVNEPLYRIDRLLTQLRLAGKLAQVRGVVVGDFAGISVEHSLPLLRETFAPLGIPVLAGWRSGHCDPNLTLPLGASVSLDASTQQLRLLQAVVR
- the lipA gene encoding lipoyl synthase; the encoded protein is MTTATDAVQTLIPTLDLADRTAAPRPHKVEAGVKLRGAEKVARIPVKIIPTTELPKKPDWIRVRIPVSPEVDRIKQLLRKHKLHSVCEEASCPNLGECFSGGTATFMIMGDICTRRCPFCDVGHGRPKALDADEPMNLAVAIADLRLKYVVITSVDRDDLRDGGAQHFADCIREIRKLSPGVQLETLVPDYRGRMDVALAITAAEPPDVFNHNLETVPRLYKAARPGSDYQWSLTLLQKFKELVPHVPTKSGLMLGLGETDEEVIEVMQRMREHNIDMLTLGQYLQPSRSHLPVQRFVHPDTFAWFAEEGYKMGFKNVASGPLVRSSYHADQQAHEARIKL
- the lipB gene encoding lipoyl(octanoyl) transferase LipB; translation: MPGAAGLQQLGFRELGSQPYEPVWRAMQRFTDGRGPDVPDEVWLVQHPAVFTQGQAGKAEHLLLPGDIPVVQVDRGGQVTYHGPGQLVVYLLLDVKRLGFGVRELVSRMELTLIALLASYGITAAAKADAPGVYVDGAKIASLGLRIRRGCSFHGLALNVDMDMQPFNRINPCGYAGLAMTQMCDHASQIEFAEVSARLRAQLVKHLDYAEQTTLTGGID